The Podarcis muralis chromosome 10, rPodMur119.hap1.1, whole genome shotgun sequence genome includes a region encoding these proteins:
- the DLD gene encoding dihydrolipoyl dehydrogenase, mitochondrial: MQSWSRVYCALAQRSHFNRIQPGLQGISVVPLRTYADQVDADVTVIGSGPGGYVAAIKAAQLGFKTVCVEKNATLGGTCLNVGCIPSKALLNNSHLYHLAHGKDFASRGIEVTGLKLNLEKMMEQKSGAVKALTGGIAHLFKQNKVTHVSGFGKITGKNQVTATKDDGSTQVINTKNILIATGSEVTPFPGITIDEDTVVSSTGALSLKQVPEKMVVIGAGVIGVELGSVWQRLGADVTAVEFLGHVGGLGIDMEISKNFQRILQKQGFKFKLNTKVTGATKRPDGKIDVSIEAAAGGKAEVITCDVLLVCIGRRPFTKNLGLEDVGIELDNRGRIPINNRFQTKVPNIYAIGDVVAGPMLAHKAEDEGILCVEGIAGGAVHIDYNCVPSVIYTHPEVAWIGKSEEQLKEEGVEYKIGKFPFAANSRAKTNADTDGLVKMLSHKTTDRMLGAHILGAGAGEMINEAALAMEYGASCEDVARVCHAHPTVSEAFREANLAASFGKAINF; this comes from the exons TTGATGCCGATGTTACTGTCATTGGATCTGGCCCTGGAGGGTATGTTGCAGCAATCAAAGCTGCTCAACTTGGCTTTAAG ACTGTCTGTGTGGAGAAGAATGCAACACTAGGAGGGACTTGTTTGAATGTTGGGTGCATACCTTCTAAG GCCTTGCTAAACAATTCACACCTGTATCATTTGGCCCATGGAAAAGACTTTGCTAGCAGAGGAATTGAGG TTACAGGACTCAAATTGAATTTGGAGAAGATGATGGAGCAGAAAAGTGGTGCAGTCAAGGCCTTAACAGGGGGAATTGCTCACTTGTTTAAACAGAACAAG GTGACACATGTTTCTGGGTTTGGAAAAATAACTGGCAAAAACCAGGTCACCGCAACGAAAGATGACGGCAGCACTCAGGTCATTAATACAAAGAACATCCTCATAGCCACTGGCTCAGAAGTAACACCTTTCCCGGGAATTACG aTTGATGAGGATACGGTTGTATCATCCACGGGGGCTCTTTCTTTGAAGCAAGTCCCTGAAAAAATGGTGGTCATTGGTGCAGGAGTCATTGGTGTGGAACTG GGTTCAGTCTGGCAGCGTCTCGGTGCAGATGTGACAGCTGTGGAGTTCTTGGGCCATGTAGGTGGATTGGGTATTGATATGGAGATATCTAAGAACTTCCAGCGTATTCTCCAGAAGCAAGGGTTTAAATTTAAACTGAATACTAAAGTTACCGGTGCTACCAAGAGACCCGATGGAAAGATTGATGTTTC AATTGAAGCTGCTGCTGGTGGCAAGGCAGAAGTGATCACTTGTGACGTACTTCTGGTTTGTATCGGGCGGCGCCCATTCACTAAGAATCTTGGCCTGGAAGATGTGGGTATTGAACTAGATAATAGGGGAAGAATCCCAATCAACAACAGATTCCAAACCAAAGTCCCAAA CATCTATGCTATTGGCGATGTAGTTGCTGGACCGATGCTTGCTCACAAAGCGGAAGATGAAGGTATCTTGTGTGTTGAAGGAATCGCTGGAGGTGCAGTTCACATTGACTACAACTGTGTGCCCTCGGTCATTTATACACATCCTGAAGTTGCCTGGATTGGAAAATCGGAGGAACAGCTGAAAGAAGAG GGGGTAGAATACAAGATTGGCAAGTTTCCTTTTGCTGCCAACAGCCGAGCTAAGACCAACGCTGACACAGACGGCTTGGTGAAGATGCTAAGTCACAAAACAACAGACAGGATGCTGGGAGCGCATATTTTAGGCGCA GGTGCTGGGGAAATGATTAATGAAGCTGCTCTTGCAATGGAATATGGGGCATCATGTGAAGATGTTGCCAGAGTTTGCCACGCACATCCA ACTGTGTCTGAAGCCTTCAGGGAAGCCAACCTAGCAGCATCATTTGGCAAAGCGATCAATTTCTAA